One Capsicum annuum cultivar UCD-10X-F1 chromosome 2, UCD10Xv1.1, whole genome shotgun sequence genomic window carries:
- the LOC107859897 gene encoding pre-mRNA-splicing factor CWC25 homolog produces MALKFLNKKGWHTGSLRNIENVWKAEQKHEAEQKKLEELRKQIQEERERSEFRQLQEQAGLVPRQERLEFLYDSGLAVGKGSSSGFESLSKPTEPVTTAVTTAEPSSSSKPQASVPGALFEDKPQSSNDAWRKLHSDPLLMIRQREQEALARVKNNPVQMAMIRKSVETMKNKDKIHDDKEKDKRRHKHRDKKSKHRHSKSKHLRNSSPRQTSDPDEYSSEDDSRRQKESRKDKKFNEEKHSRLQDPEGDHDREKTKIRHDKLEAEKYERQRRSDPPRHESHHNSRGHTGSDAPRHESRHNSRKPVRLSEEERAARLQEMQRDAEVHEEQRWKRLKKADEKDAKEAVHAGSSGGRNFLDAAQRSVYGAGKGGSSTIEESVRRRTHYSQRGEASEGNAFRR; encoded by the coding sequence ATGGCTCTGAAATTTCTAAATAAGAAGGGATGGCACACGGGGAGTCTTCGGAACATTGAAAATGTATGGAAGGCAGAGCAGAAGCATGAAGCCGAACAGAAGAAGTTGGAGGAGCTCCGCAAGCAGATCCAGGAGGAGCGTGAGCGCAGTGAGTTCCGCCAACTCCAGGAACAAGCCGGCTTAGTTCCCAGGCAAGAGAGGCTGGAATTTCTTTATGATTCTGGATTAGCTGTTGGAAAAGGAAGTTCTAGTGGGTTTGAATCTTTGTCCAAGCCGACTGAACCTGTAACAACTGCTGTAACAACTGCTGAACCCAGTTCTTCTTCCAAGCCGCAAGCATCTGTGCCAGGAGCTCTGTTTGAGGACAAGCCACAGTCTTCCAATGATGCTTGGAGGAAACTCCATTCTGATCCCTTGCTTATGATTCGTCAGCGAGAGCAAGAAGCCCTTGCACGTGTGAAGAACAACCCTGTCCAGATGGCCATGATTCGCAAATCTGTTGAAACAATGAAAAATAAGGATAAGATACATGATGACAAAGAGAAGGATAAACGCAGACATAAACACCGAGACAAGAAATCAAAGCATCGCCACTCGAAGTCAAAGCATTTGAGGAATTCTTCACCTAGACAAACCTCTGATCCAGATGAATACTCGAGTGAAGATGATTCCAGGAGACAGAAAGAGTCTCGCAAGGACAAGAAGTTTAATGAGGAGAAACATTCTCGCTTACAAGATCCTGAAGGAGACCATGACAGGGAAAAAACTAAGATTAGGCATGATAAACTTGAAGCTGAGAAATATGAGAGGCAAAGAAGATCTGATCCACCTAGGCATGAATCCCATCATAACTCTCGTGGGCATACAGGATCTGATGCTCCAAGGCACGAATCGCGTCATAACTCTCGCAAGCCTGTTAGGCTTTCTGAAGAAGAGAGAGCTGCCCGTCTACAGGAAATGCAGAGAGATGCTGAGGTGCATGAAGAGCAAAGATGGAAAAGACTTAAGAAGGCAGACGAAAAAGACGCTAAGGAAGCCGTACATGCTGGCTCATCTGGTGGTAGGAATTTTCTGGACGCTGCTCAAAGAAGCGTTTATGGTGCTGGGAAGGGAGGAAGTTCCACAATTGAGGAAAGTGTTCGTCGCCGAACACATTATTCGCAAAGAGGAGAAGCTTCAGAAGGCAATGCTTTTCGGCGATAA
- the LOC107861319 gene encoding NAC domain-containing protein 37, whose translation MDTNESCVPPGFRFHPTDEELVGYYLRKKIASQKIDLDVIRDIDLYRIEPWDLQDKCRIGYEEQNEWYFFSHKDKKYPTGTRTNRATMAGFWKATGRDKAVYNKSKLIGMRKTLVFYKGRAPNGQKSDWIMHEYRLESEENGPPQEEGWVVCRAFKKKITGHTKTNMVEGWESNYFYDEATTAVSSVVDPLEYITRQPPPPSNFNMLQNNLLCKQEMEAAENNPNFAYTNSDQFKQLPQLESPSLPLLKRPISSMSLVSDNNNNNNNNYEDDGSKNVTADWRALDKFVASQLSHDNHHEETSALYEDHDNYSDMGMLLLLSDRGEGPKLSEILSSSSEDCDIGVCSLI comes from the exons ATGGATACAAACGAATCATGTGTTCCACCTGGATTTCGATTTCATCCAACAGATGAAGAGCTAGTTGGGTACTATCTTAGAAAGAAAATCGCATCTCAAAAGATTGATCTTGATGTTATTAGAGACATTGATCTCTACAGAATTGAACCATGGGATCTTCAAG ATAAATGCCGGATCGGATATGAAGAGCAGAACGAGTGGTATTTCTTCAGCCACAAGGATAAGAAGTATCCAACGGGGACCAGAACTAATAGGGCAACAATGGCTGGGTTTTGGAAGGCAACGGGAAGAGACAAGGCTGTATACAATAAATCAAAACTTATAGGCATGAGAAAAACACTTGTCTTCTATAAGGGTAGGGCACCTAATGGCCAGAAATCTGATTGGATCATGCATGAATATCGTCTCGAATCTGAAGAGAATGGTCCTCCACAG GAAGAAGGATGGGTGGTTTGTAGAGCATTTAAGAAGAAAATTACAGGGCATACAAAGACCAATATGGTCGAAGGATGGGAGTCAAATTATTTCTATGATGAAGCAACTACTGCAGTCAGCTCAGTAGTAGATCCTCTTGAATACATCACAAGGCAACCACCTCCTCCTTCAAATTTCAATATGTTACAAAATAATCTACTATGCAAACAAGAGATGGAAGCAGCAGAAAACAATCCCAACTTTGCTTATACAAATTCAGATCAATTCAAACAGCTTCCACAGCTAGAAAGTCCCTCTCTACCACTCCTAAAAAGGCCAATCAGCTCCATGTCACTCGTCTCcgataataacaataacaataataataattacgaAGATGATGGGAGCAAAAATGTAACGGCTGATTGGAGGGCACTTGACAAATTTGTAGCGTCTCAATTGAGTCATGATAATCATCATGAAGAGACAAGTGCATTATATGAAGATCATGACAATTATTCGGATATGGGAATGTTGCTATTGCTGAGTGATAGAGGAGAAGGGCCTAAGCTGAGTGAGATCTTGAGTTCGAGCTCTGAGGATTGTGATATTGGCGTTTGCTCGCTTATTTGa